From a region of the Haloferax volcanii DS2 genome:
- a CDS encoding DNA-directed RNA polymerase subunit H: MVDVSQHKLVPEHTKLDDEAVEDVLQEYNVEKTNLPKIKLKDPALPEDAEPGDVIKIVRNSRTTDKAVVYRLVIE, from the coding sequence ATGGTAGACGTAAGCCAACACAAACTGGTTCCGGAACACACGAAACTCGACGACGAGGCCGTCGAGGACGTGTTACAGGAGTACAACGTCGAGAAGACGAATCTCCCGAAGATCAAGCTGAAGGACCCGGCGCTCCCCGAGGACGCAGAGCCCGGCGACGTCATCAAGATCGTTCGGAACTCTCGAACGACAGACAAAGCAGTCGTATACCGACTGGTGATTGAATGA
- a CDS encoding DNA-directed RNA polymerase subunit B'' — protein MNRQARREVSRKYFSEERLAEHHFRSFNAFLERGMMDVVEEKATIETDIGDKEGEEPVYVELGGVRVETPRVREADGSEELLFPQEARLRNITYSAPVFMEMSIVRGGEEEEEVVVDTAETKVGRMPIMVGSSKCNIAELSDEDLVEIGEDPVDPGGYFIVNGSERVLMTSEDLAPNKILAEYDTKYGDEIQVAKTFSQRRGYRALVLCERNREGLLEVSFPSVSGSVNFVTLVRALGLESDEEIVHRVSDDPEIVKFMLENLEEAEVQTQEQAIEALGKRVAGGQGKNYQLKRANYVIDRYLLPHLHEEGAEEEEVRMNKAYYLCRMAEACFELALQRRDSDDKDHYANKRLKVSGDLMKDLFRTALNKLARDVKYQLERANMRNRNLTVNTVVRSDVLTERLEHPIATGNWVGGRSGVSQLVDRTDYMGVLSHLRRLRSPLSRSQPHFEARDLHATQWGRICPSETPEGPNCGLVKNFAQAMELSQNVEDEQSLKRELASMGVEGIPGIDSVDAAPADD, from the coding sequence ATGAACCGACAAGCGCGACGCGAGGTCTCTCGCAAGTACTTCTCCGAAGAACGGCTCGCTGAACACCACTTCCGCTCGTTTAACGCGTTCCTCGAACGCGGCATGATGGACGTCGTCGAAGAGAAGGCGACCATCGAAACGGACATCGGCGACAAGGAGGGCGAGGAACCCGTCTACGTCGAGCTCGGTGGCGTCCGCGTGGAGACGCCCCGCGTCCGCGAGGCCGACGGCTCCGAGGAACTGCTCTTCCCGCAGGAAGCGCGCCTGCGCAACATCACCTACTCCGCCCCCGTGTTCATGGAGATGTCCATCGTCCGCGGCGGCGAGGAAGAAGAGGAGGTCGTCGTCGACACCGCCGAGACGAAGGTCGGCCGGATGCCCATCATGGTCGGCTCCTCGAAGTGCAACATCGCGGAGCTCTCCGACGAGGACCTCGTCGAAATCGGCGAGGACCCCGTCGACCCCGGCGGCTACTTCATCGTCAACGGCTCCGAGCGCGTGCTCATGACCTCGGAGGACCTGGCGCCGAACAAGATTCTCGCCGAGTACGACACGAAGTACGGCGACGAGATTCAGGTCGCGAAGACGTTCAGCCAGCGCCGCGGCTACCGCGCGCTCGTGCTCTGTGAACGCAACCGCGAGGGGCTCCTCGAAGTCTCGTTCCCCTCGGTTTCGGGGAGCGTCAACTTCGTGACGCTCGTCCGCGCGCTCGGTCTCGAATCCGACGAGGAAATCGTCCACCGCGTCTCCGACGACCCGGAGATTGTGAAGTTCATGCTCGAGAACCTCGAGGAGGCCGAGGTGCAGACCCAAGAGCAGGCCATCGAGGCGCTCGGCAAGCGCGTCGCCGGCGGCCAGGGCAAGAACTACCAGCTCAAGCGCGCCAACTACGTCATCGACCGCTACCTGCTTCCGCACCTCCACGAGGAGGGCGCGGAAGAAGAGGAAGTGCGCATGAACAAGGCGTACTACCTCTGTCGCATGGCCGAGGCGTGTTTCGAACTCGCGCTCCAGCGCCGCGACTCCGACGACAAGGACCACTACGCCAACAAGCGCCTGAAGGTCTCCGGCGACCTCATGAAGGACCTCTTCCGGACGGCGCTCAACAAGCTGGCGCGCGACGTGAAGTACCAGCTCGAACGCGCTAACATGCGGAACCGGAACCTGACGGTCAACACCGTCGTCCGGTCCGACGTGCTCACCGAGCGGCTCGAACACCCCATCGCGACGGGCAACTGGGTCGGCGGCCGCTCCGGCGTCTCCCAGCTCGTCGACCGCACCGACTACATGGGTGTGCTGTCGCATCTGCGTCGCCTTCGCAGTCCGCTGTCGCGGTCGCAGCCGCACTTCGAGGCGCGCGACCTGCACGCGACCCAGTGGGGTCGCATCTGTCCCTCCGAGACCCCCGAGGGACCGAACTGCGGGCTGGTGAAGAACTTCGCGCAGGCGATGGAGCTCTCCCAGAACGTCGAAGACGAACAGTCGCTGAAACGAGAACTCGCGTCGATGGGTGTCGAGGGTATCCCCGGCATCGACAGCGTCGACGCCGCACCCGCGGACGACTAA